Proteins from a genomic interval of Niabella soli DSM 19437:
- a CDS encoding succinylglutamate desuccinylase/aspartoacylase family protein, which translates to MKTRTGEYITAIQSGTTGPRVLIVAGVHGDEYEPMLAVMNLRKEIQEILGRGTVTLIAVANGSAYRAGTRTGSDARDLARTCPGKQNGTETEVAAFLLSNYIRECDYLIDLHTGGTLFELFPLCGYMLHPDKEILKAQRLMAAAFNLPLVWGTDARPEGRTLSVARDSGIPAIYAEYGGGNEVRDSIVDAYVKGCLGVLAHLNMLKVDVFNASNSEVVYRVEDDQPDSGFLQGKMLSAFEGIFIPRVKVGATVEEGAEWGTVFDPVKGGEHPVFAKASGLVLFVRKHPKVAVGESLGGILKIK; encoded by the coding sequence ATGAAAACAAGAACTGGTGAATATATAACAGCAATACAAAGTGGCACTACCGGCCCGCGCGTATTGATCGTTGCCGGAGTACACGGTGATGAGTATGAGCCTATGCTTGCGGTTATGAATTTACGCAAGGAAATTCAGGAGATCCTGGGCCGCGGAACGGTTACGCTCATCGCAGTAGCCAATGGATCAGCCTATCGGGCGGGAACACGAACGGGTAGCGATGCACGGGATCTGGCGCGGACCTGTCCCGGGAAACAGAACGGTACAGAAACAGAGGTGGCAGCCTTTCTTCTTTCGAATTACATCCGGGAATGCGATTATCTGATTGATCTGCATACCGGGGGGACGCTGTTTGAATTATTCCCTTTATGCGGGTACATGCTGCACCCGGACAAGGAGATCCTTAAAGCGCAGCGCCTGATGGCGGCGGCATTTAACCTTCCCCTGGTTTGGGGTACGGATGCCCGGCCCGAAGGAAGAACCTTATCAGTGGCCAGAGATAGCGGTATCCCGGCTATTTATGCTGAATACGGAGGCGGGAATGAGGTGCGTGATTCTATCGTTGATGCTTATGTTAAAGGCTGTTTGGGGGTGCTGGCGCATCTCAATATGCTGAAAGTTGATGTCTTTAATGCCAGCAACAGTGAAGTGGTGTACCGGGTGGAAGATGACCAGCCCGATAGCGGCTTTTTGCAGGGAAAGATGTTGTCGGCCTTTGAAGGAATATTTATTCCCCGGGTAAAAGTAGGGGCAACGGTTGAGGAAGGAGCGGAATGGGGTACTGTTTTTGACCCGGTAAAGGGCGGCGAACATCCGGTTTTTGCAAAGGCATCCGGGCTGGTACTGTTTGTTAGAAAACATCCGAAAGTAGCTGTGGGCGAGTCTTTGGGCGGCATATTAAAAATAAAATAA
- a CDS encoding SDR family NAD(P)-dependent oxidoreductase, which produces MNDFAGVFLLTGAAGGIGRATAVKFACEGFALALVDLDGDGLQETAGLIRSYNCEFLLLQGDLQDMEFIGEIVDRCLLKWGRIDVLVNNAVWRSVETIDTISPENWEKAIRVNLTAPAFLSRTVANAIVSSGKTGTIINVSSIMADFVGGYAPAYTVCKGALESLTYELAVLYGPKGIRVVAIRPGNVTTSLSNDYTTEQGQNISDAIEKEINDRTPLGRAATPEEIADFIFLVSSPAASYLTGTTITVDGGLSRNFNSYTIKKQLKPDAF; this is translated from the coding sequence ATGAATGATTTTGCAGGGGTATTCCTATTGACCGGTGCTGCTGGCGGCATTGGCCGGGCTACAGCAGTAAAGTTTGCCTGTGAAGGGTTTGCGCTCGCACTGGTGGATCTGGACGGTGATGGGCTGCAGGAAACTGCCGGATTGATTCGCTCTTATAATTGTGAATTTCTTTTATTACAAGGCGATTTGCAGGATATGGAATTTATCGGGGAGATCGTTGATCGTTGTCTGTTAAAGTGGGGCCGCATAGATGTTTTGGTAAATAATGCGGTATGGCGTTCTGTTGAAACGATAGATACTATTTCACCCGAAAATTGGGAAAAAGCGATCCGGGTCAATCTTACTGCCCCGGCCTTCCTGTCAAGGACCGTCGCGAATGCAATCGTATCCTCGGGAAAAACGGGTACGATCATAAACGTGTCCAGTATAATGGCTGATTTTGTTGGAGGCTATGCGCCAGCCTATACGGTTTGCAAAGGGGCGCTTGAAAGTCTTACATACGAACTGGCGGTCTTGTATGGCCCTAAAGGGATCCGGGTGGTTGCCATCAGACCGGGCAATGTGACCACTTCGCTGAGCAATGATTATACAACTGAGCAGGGGCAAAATATAAGTGATGCTATTGAAAAGGAAATTAATGACAGAACGCCCCTGGGCAGGGCAGCAACGCCGGAAGAAATTGCAGATTTTATTTTTTTAGTCAGTTCCCCCGCCGCATCCTATCTGACAGGCACTACCATTACTGTGGATGGGGGGCTGTCGAGAAATTTTAATTCTTATACCATTAAAAAACAGCTAAAACCTGACGCATTTTGA
- a CDS encoding SGNH/GDSL hydrolase family protein, translating to MNRRYFLGNVWVATAGTSMLTKTGWALPGLAAQNRDDRGQLAQLLKAGTPNKWLFTGDSITAGVKHTHGMRSYVELFSERIRWELGRGRDAVINTAVSGNTSKDLVNDIQWRILQYQPQAVFIMLGTNDAAVQKQVSPELFKNNIETIIKRVRNINAVPVLLSPNPIVETKAPERSALKDYVKLLKEIAGSGSLVFVDVWKEWNTTLRKKYNGRQDDQLLNDPLHPNGLGHKEIAQLLFKALSIFNEKDPTCGGAYYENKNW from the coding sequence ATGAACCGCAGATATTTTCTCGGAAATGTTTGGGTAGCAACCGCAGGAACTTCAATGCTGACAAAAACCGGCTGGGCGTTGCCGGGCCTTGCAGCACAAAACCGGGATGACCGCGGGCAACTGGCGCAGCTATTAAAGGCCGGAACGCCGAATAAGTGGCTTTTTACGGGAGATAGTATTACTGCCGGTGTAAAACATACGCACGGCATGCGTTCCTATGTTGAGCTCTTTTCCGAACGGATCAGATGGGAATTGGGCAGGGGAAGGGATGCTGTTATTAATACTGCCGTTAGTGGAAATACCAGCAAAGACCTCGTGAACGATATTCAATGGCGCATACTGCAATACCAGCCGCAGGCAGTATTCATTATGTTAGGCACCAATGATGCTGCGGTGCAAAAACAGGTATCTCCCGAACTGTTTAAAAACAATATCGAAACAATAATAAAAAGGGTGCGCAATATAAATGCCGTGCCGGTATTGCTGAGCCCCAATCCCATTGTGGAGACAAAGGCGCCGGAGCGCAGCGCACTGAAAGATTATGTTAAGCTTCTGAAGGAAATAGCGGGGTCAGGGTCGCTCGTTTTTGTTGATGTGTGGAAGGAGTGGAATACCACACTGAGAAAAAAATATAATGGCAGGCAGGATGATCAATTGCTTAACGATCCGTTGCATCCGAATGGTTTGGGTCATAAGGAGATTGCCCAATTGCTTTTTAAGGCACTTTCTATTTTTAATGAAAAAGACCCTACTTGCGGGGGAGCTTATTATGAAAACAAGAACTGGTGA
- a CDS encoding pyridoxal-phosphate dependent enzyme, with product MKGIWKYKALLPEVSSRHRITLGEGNTPLIRSRNIGKLLGLEELYFKLENLNPTGSYKDRFAALAVGNLLMRKAKFFLATSSGNTGAALAAYGAASDIRCFLSVVDGAPVGKVEQMGIYGADIFMIKNFGISRTVTENVMRTLQDLAKQSGTNVEISAYCYSPIGMAGVETIAFEIAEALAQVRHVFVPAGGGGLTLAIIKGFEKWRKLHAGFNKPSVFCVQPDGNNTIAGALEADRSLIKGLAKSTTTISGLQVPNILDGNSIISKARSGKVKGALVPDAAVYECQQQLAQLEGIYCEPAGAVALTGLKKALSTGGIRRKDKIVCLVTGHGFKDPRSASRIFSGDACRYFNKAIESIAHVKNSISDIKNFV from the coding sequence TTGAAAGGTATCTGGAAATATAAAGCCTTGCTGCCGGAAGTCAGTTCCAGGCACCGGATCACACTGGGAGAAGGGAATACCCCTTTGATCCGGTCGCGCAATATTGGGAAGCTTCTGGGGTTGGAAGAACTGTATTTTAAACTGGAAAATCTGAACCCTACCGGTTCTTATAAAGACCGGTTCGCCGCGCTGGCGGTTGGAAACCTGCTTATGCGAAAAGCAAAGTTCTTTCTGGCAACCTCAAGTGGCAATACGGGTGCTGCTTTGGCTGCATACGGCGCCGCATCAGATATCCGCTGCTTTTTGTCTGTTGTAGATGGAGCGCCGGTTGGCAAGGTGGAGCAGATGGGCATTTACGGGGCTGATATTTTCATGATAAAGAATTTTGGGATCTCCCGGACTGTTACGGAAAATGTCATGCGTACGCTTCAGGATCTGGCAAAACAATCCGGTACTAATGTTGAAATAAGTGCTTATTGCTATTCTCCTATTGGTATGGCAGGGGTGGAAACGATCGCTTTTGAAATAGCCGAAGCATTGGCGCAGGTACGGCATGTGTTTGTTCCTGCAGGTGGTGGCGGGCTTACGCTTGCCATTATAAAAGGATTCGAAAAATGGAGAAAGCTGCATGCGGGGTTTAATAAGCCCTCTGTTTTTTGTGTACAGCCTGATGGGAATAATACCATTGCCGGTGCGTTGGAGGCAGACCGGTCTTTAATAAAAGGATTGGCAAAAAGCACAACTACGATCAGCGGACTACAAGTGCCCAACATACTGGATGGGAACAGCATTATTTCAAAGGCCCGGTCCGGCAAAGTAAAAGGAGCCCTGGTCCCGGATGCGGCGGTATATGAATGCCAGCAACAACTGGCGCAATTAGAAGGGATCTACTGTGAGCCGGCGGGAGCCGTGGCATTGACGGGTTTGAAAAAGGCATTAAGCACAGGGGGGATCAGGCGGAAGGATAAAATAGTGTGTTTGGTTACAGGCCATGGATTTAAAGACCCTCGTTCGGCAAGCCGTATTTTCTCCGGCGATGCCTGCAGGTATTTTAATAAGGCAATCGAATCCATCGCTCATGTTAAAAACAGTATTTCAGATATTAAAAATTTTGTATAG